In Streptomyces sp. NBC_01439, the following are encoded in one genomic region:
- a CDS encoding carbohydrate kinase family protein: MIVVGGEALIDLVPVARPPGALLPRPGGGPYNTALALGRLGAEVAFCSRVSSDGFGEGLLAGLRAAGVDLSLVQRGPEPTTLAVPSLAPDGSASYGFYVEGTADRLFALPPALPDGVRALALGTCSLVLEPGASAYEALLRRESRRGVLTLLDPNIRPALIADPAAYRARFLERLLPHTSVLKLSEEDAAWLGGRVEDWLAAGPSAVVLTRGAAGLTAWTREGGEYSAVARPVPVVDTIGAGDTVNAALLHRLAALPGGPVDWPEVLAHAAHAAALTCTRAGAEPPYAAELR, encoded by the coding sequence GTGATCGTCGTCGGCGGAGAAGCCCTCATCGACCTGGTGCCCGTTGCACGGCCGCCCGGGGCGCTGCTGCCCCGGCCGGGCGGCGGACCGTACAACACCGCGCTCGCGCTCGGGCGGCTCGGCGCCGAGGTGGCCTTCTGCTCCCGGGTCTCTTCGGACGGCTTCGGGGAGGGCCTGCTGGCCGGGCTGCGGGCCGCGGGGGTGGACCTGTCGCTGGTCCAGCGCGGGCCGGAGCCGACCACGCTCGCCGTGCCCTCGCTGGCCCCGGACGGCTCGGCCTCGTACGGCTTCTACGTCGAGGGCACGGCGGACCGGCTCTTCGCGCTGCCGCCGGCCCTCCCGGACGGGGTGCGGGCCCTCGCGCTCGGCACCTGCTCGCTGGTCCTGGAACCGGGCGCGAGCGCGTACGAGGCCTTGCTGCGCCGGGAGTCGCGGCGCGGGGTGCTGACCCTGCTGGACCCGAACATCCGGCCGGCGCTGATCGCGGACCCGGCCGCGTACCGCGCGCGCTTCCTGGAGCGGCTGCTGCCGCACACGAGCGTCCTCAAGCTGTCGGAGGAGGACGCGGCCTGGTTGGGCGGCCGGGTCGAGGACTGGCTGGCGGCCGGACCGTCGGCAGTGGTGCTGACCCGGGGCGCGGCGGGCCTGACGGCCTGGACGCGGGAGGGCGGGGAGTACTCGGCCGTGGCCCGCCCGGTGCCGGTGGTGGACACGATCGGAGCGGGCGACACCGTCAACGCCGCCCTGCTGCACCGGCTCGCCGCCCTGCCGGGCGGCCCGGTGGACTGGCCGGAGGTGCTGGCCCACGCCGCCCACGCGGCGGCCCTGACCTGCACGCGGGCGGGCGCGGAGCCGCCGTACGCGGCGGAGCTGCGCTGA